The sequence CAACGGGCAGGAATGCTAAGAACCACTGCATCCATCCGATATGCACACCGGCAATCTTATTCACAAACTCAATACCCAGCACGTTAGGTGCCGCGCCGGTCACAAACATGGAGGAGCTGATGCTGGTGCCAATCACCATCATCCACATCAAATAACCCCCAATACGCCGTGAAGAGGGGTCATGCGGGTAAGAATCGAACAGCGGCGGCAAGTTTTTCACCACCGGGAACACCGTTCCCCCCGTCCGGGCGGTATTCGATGGTGTAAAAGGGGCCAAAAGAATATCAATGATAACAATGGCATAACCCAGTGTCAGTGTCCGTTTGCCCATGAATTTGACCATGAACAAGGCGATTCGACGGCCCAGCCCGGTGGCCTCATAGCCGAGCGCAAAAATAAACGCCCCAAACACCAGCCAAACGGTGGTGCTGGAGAACCCCGCTAGCCCCCATTTCAATGACTCTTTACCACCATTAAAACTGGCATCTGCCACTTCCGCAGCACTGAATAGCACCCAGTCGGAACTCAGCACGCAAATTGTCACCGCAATAAAGCTTATCGCGGTGGCGGGAATTGGCTCTAAAATCATACCGACAATCATGGCGACAAAAATCGCAAAATAGCGCCAGGCTTGAGGTGGCATACCTTCCGGGGTGGGTATCAACAGCAGAACGGCCAACACCACAAAAGGCGCGAGCGCTTTCCATAATTTCTCTTGCGACTTCAACATAGAGAGACTCCTATAACACCGTTATTATTTTTGTGAGGGAGATGATGAGGGAATTGCGCCAGAAACCAGGTCAGGATCAGCAGGTCAGCACTGCCACCAGGGCTAAGGTTGCGGGCGATACATTGGGCGTCAAACATCCGCACTTTTAACTGGCTGAGAGGCTCGCGCATCCCTGCTGGTGAGAGTGAGGCCAGAAGCTCTGTCGCCTGTTGTTGTAGCCATTGCAACCCCGCCATACCGCCGCGAGAAACCACATTGGTATCGCGATTGACGGACATCAAAATCAGCAAGGTGTGCAATAAGGCATGGTCAGGTTGTGCGCCATCGGCTAATAAGCGCCGGTACGCGGGTAAAGCATGGGTTAACACCGTTGCAAAGCCTGATTCAGCTTCACCGCGCGCGCCCGTCAGGCCATGTTGAGAAAACAGGCGCTGCCCAGCGGTTTGTTGAGGATTAGACTGGCACAACTCGCGATCCGTTAGCCCACAACATAAGCTGGCGACTTCCTGACACACCGCATCGGCACTGATCTGTTGCGCGCGCGCATACAACCGCCCAAGCGCACAGCACATTAATCCCAGTGAAAAAACACTGCCTTTATGGGTATTCACACCGCTGGTGGCCAAAAACATGCTGTTTTCACAAGCTAACCCCAAGGGCCGCAGACGGTTAAGCGCGGCCTGCCCGTGTAAATGGCTATGGTGAATGCCATGTTCGATAAAACGCGGCAACCACGGTGCAATAGCATCAGCGCTGTGATAAAAATCTTGTAATGTCATATCCTTATGCGCACCACAATTAACGCAATCCACCAACCCGGGCTTGGGAGTCAGATTGACCTCGGCCAACATCGCCCGATAAGCCAGTGCGCCATATTTTTGGCTAAAGTCACCGCCAGCCCAATCTGCGGGCGACGAAACCGCCATGCTGTCAGTGCGTTGCAGTTGTGGCATTGAGCATCAACTCCATCTGGGCCAGCAGTTCTTCAATACTGTGGGTCTGCGCTCGAGCACAAACATTCGCTGGGCGGTGGCACAGCAGGCAGCGGCGCGGTGCCAACCCGACATCACGGCGCGACAGAATTCGCCCCGAAACATCGAGCACATCGATATCCCATAACCTGCCCTGCGGGTGCTTTAGCTCCAGTAACAGTGCGGCGTCTTTCACTTGCTCAGCAGGCAAATCAACCGCTATCAACCCCTCACAACCGGTCGGCAATGGGAAAACTTCTTGCTGCAATACGGGCCAGCACTGCTGCTGACTCAATGCAGTAATCGCTTGCCACGCCAGTGCAAACAGCTTGCGCGTCAATGGGTTATCTTTCACAGCACCCGGAGCCACTAATGTCAGAGAAATCAACGTGACTGGGTGGCGAGCCAGCCAGGCCTGTTGACGGCTCTGGCGCGACTCCCGACTGGTCAGCAATTCCGGTAAACTAATGGGTCGGTTAGCGGCTAACGCGGGGGAAAGTGTATTCATCGTCTACTCCTGTATCTGATGAACAACATCAATCACGGAACCGTCGCGATAACGCACCACGGCCAC comes from Yersinia canariae and encodes:
- the citG gene encoding triphosphoribosyl-dephospho-CoA synthase CitG; the protein is MPQLQRTDSMAVSSPADWAGGDFSQKYGALAYRAMLAEVNLTPKPGLVDCVNCGAHKDMTLQDFYHSADAIAPWLPRFIEHGIHHSHLHGQAALNRLRPLGLACENSMFLATSGVNTHKGSVFSLGLMCCALGRLYARAQQISADAVCQEVASLCCGLTDRELCQSNPQQTAGQRLFSQHGLTGARGEAESGFATVLTHALPAYRRLLADGAQPDHALLHTLLILMSVNRDTNVVSRGGMAGLQWLQQQATELLASLSPAGMREPLSQLKVRMFDAQCIARNLSPGGSADLLILTWFLAQFPHHLPHKNNNGVIGVSLC
- the citX gene encoding citrate lyase holo-[acyl-carrier protein] synthase — its product is MNTLSPALAANRPISLPELLTSRESRQSRQQAWLARHPVTLISLTLVAPGAVKDNPLTRKLFALAWQAITALSQQQCWPVLQQEVFPLPTGCEGLIAVDLPAEQVKDAALLLELKHPQGRLWDIDVLDVSGRILSRRDVGLAPRRCLLCHRPANVCARAQTHSIEELLAQMELMLNATTATH